The Urbifossiella limnaea nucleotide sequence TGCAGAGCAGCGTGCCCGATCTGACGGACCTGTCGAAGGAGACGCAGGAGACGCTCGACCTGTACGGCCCCGAGGTGAAGAAGCCCGGCAGCTTCGCCGCGAGCGCGCTGCTGGCCCGCCGCATGATCGAGCGCGGGGTGCGCGTGGTGCAGATTCTCCACCGCGGGTGGGACCAGCACGGCAACCTGCCGTCCGAGATTCGCAGCCAGTGCTTCGACACCGACCAGCCGACCGGGGCGCTCTTAACGGACCTGAAGCGGCGCGGCCTGCTGGACAGCACGCTGGTGGTGTGGGGCGGCGAGTTCGGGCGGACGGTGTACTGCCAGGGCGGGCTGTCGAAGACGAACTACGGCCGCGACCACCACCCGCGCAACTTCGCCATGTGGCTGGCCGGCGGCGGCGTGAAGGGCGGGCAGACCTACGGCGAGACGGACGACTTCAGCTACAGCGTGGCCGAGAACCCGGTCCACCTGAACGACCTGAACGCGACGGTGCTGCACTGCCTCGGCATCGACCACGGCCGGTTCACGTTCAAGTTCCAGGGGCTCGACCAGCGGCTCACCGGCGTCGAGGAGCAGCACGTCGTCCGGCCGCTGCTGAAGTAATGTTGCCGCTTGCGGCTTCGCGTTGCCCAGCGCGAAGCCGCAAGCGGCAACTCAACTTATTCCCCGCACGCGGCCAGCGCCAGTACCGCGAACGCCGAACCGGCGTTCGTGATGTAGTGCGCCCGGTCGGTGTTCAGGCTCCGCGTGTACCATCGGCCGCTCTCGCGCTGGTTGGCCCGCAGCCACGCCGCCCCGCGAGCCACCGCCGGGTCGGCCGCAGGCACACCCGCCTGCCGCAGCACGTACACCGCCAGCCCGGTCGCGTACCCGTCGCTGGCCGTCGCCTCGTTCGGCGACTTCGCCTCGTCGCGCCGCCGGTACTGCCCAAGTGCCGGCAGCGACCACCCGCCGTCCGCCCGCTGCGCCGCCCGCAGCTGCGCTACCACGCCCGCCTGCTGCCCCTTGTTCATGAGCCCGTCCACCTTCGTGCTCGCCCACAGCAGCATCGCCGCGTGGTGCAGGTCCGGCGCCGCGTTCTTCTCCAGGTAGCCGCGTAGCTTCGTCAACCCGGCCGTCGCGGCGTCGGTCTTGGCGTACCCGTCCGGCGCCAGCCCGACGGCCAGCGCCGCGAGCGTGACGCCGTAGTAGTCGTCGTGTTCCATCGGCGGCCAGTCGCACTTCAGCCAGTTCCACCCGCCGTCGGCCCGCTGGTCCTTCCACATCCGCGCGAGCGCGTCGCGGGTGGGTTGGGTCAGCTTGCCGGCGTGGGAGTCGGTCGCGGCCAGGCCGAGGGCGGTGCCGACGACGTAGGCCGGCCCGCGCGGCTTCGCACCCGCCGCCCACGCGGTCGCGTCGGCTTCGAAGAACTTGCGGACCTCTTTCCACCCGGCGTCGCCGGCGAGCTTCGGGCGGGCCATGAGGTACGGCAAGTTCGTGTGGCACGTCACGCACTTTCGCTCGCGCGTCCAGCCCACGCCGACGCCGTCGAGGTACGCGGCGGCCTTCGCCGGCGAGTACGCCTTCGCCACCGGCTCGTCGGCCTTCGTGGGCTCGGGCGGGGGAAAGTCGGCCGGCGCGGCGACGGCCGCGGCGAGGAGGGCGGCGGGGATCACGGGAGAGCCTCCGGTGCGGAAGGAACGTGCGGGCGACTCCAGACGAGCCACCCGAGCCAGGCGGTTGTGGAGACGAGCGTAACCGATCGGGCGGCGAGAAGGAACAGGGTGGCGGGAATCGGCCCGGCCCAGGTGGCGGGCACGGTGGGGAGGTCGTCCCCGTACGTCCACCGGTAGAAGCACGGGAAGATGAGCGTGGTGAGCCCGCCGGCGAGGAGCACGAGCGCGGCCCACCACCGCTCGGCGCGCGACCGCAGCGGCAGCAGCGGCACGAGCGGCATGACCCAGTGGAGGTACTGCGGCGACCCGACCTTGTTCGCGGTGATGAACGCGAACCACACCAACAATGACGCGGCGACGACGTGCGGGACGAGGGCGGCGGTGGTGGGCCGCGTGTGAGACGCGCGCCAGAAGCCGCGCGCCATCAGTACAACGGTTAGCGGCACCGACAGCACCATGAGCCACTTCGCCAGCTCCGCCCCGCGGGCGGCGAGGGCGCCGGTCACGTTGAAGCTGCCGTACCCGGCGCCCACGTGGGCGCCGGGGTCGAGCAGGAACACCGGCCACGCGATCGGCGCTTCCAGCTGGAGGCCGCGGGCCGAGTGGTACGTCAGGTACTGGAACCCGCGTTCGCCGCCGCCGAACAGGTACGTCAGAGCCGGCCACGCCGCCAGCATCGCGCCGGCGATCAGCGCTTCGAGCACGACGCTTCGCCAGAACCGCCCCGGCCGCGCCGCCGCGGCCGCGAACACCCACGCCGGCAGCAGCAGCACCGGCACCAGCTTGTAGGCCGCGCCGAGCACCAGCACCGCGTACCCGAGTCGCGGCCGGCACGCGGTCAGCGCCCACACCGCCAGCAGCGCCACGAACGCAACCACCGGGTCCTGCCGGTCGAACAGGATCGCCCCGACCGACGCCGTCAGCAGCACGTACAGCGCCAGCCGGCCCACGCGCGCGGCGGTCGAGTCGTCCGGGTACACGCGCCGCGCGACAAGCCACACCAGCGCCAGCGACGCGGCATCAACGCCGAACAGGACGAGGCCGAGCGCCACCTCGTAGCGGTCGCCGGCCTCGCGTGCGGCGGCCGACTCCTCGGTGTACGGGGGGAGCGTCTTGTAGTACCGGGTCTGGACGAGGAGCGGCGCCCAGCCCGGCAGGCGGTCGGCGAGCCAGCCGGGGGCGACGCCGAACAGAACCGCGAGGTGCGGGTACTCGACGGTGCGGGTGCGGTACAGCTCGGCGACGCCGGTGGTGCGGGCGGCGTCGGCGTAGTCGCGGTAGAGGCGGTACTCGCCGGCCGTGGTGACCGCCCACAGCCCGGCGCGGACGAGGAGGAAGCCGACGACGAGGGCGGCGTACAGGGCGGCGGGCCGGGTCATGCGGCCAGTGTACGGCTACCGCGGCGGCGCGGGCGGCCCGGCCGGGCTGCTCGACAGCGACGAATAGTACTGCCGCAGCAGGCCCGCGTACCGCGGCATGAACTCCTCCCGATAGTGCTGCGTGAGTTGCACCCGCACCCGCTCCGGGAGGTGGCCCCACACTTCCTTCGCAACCACGTCCGCGATCGGCAGCTGCGGCTGCACCGGCGGCGGCGGTTGGTCGTTCTTCTTGTCGGCGGCCGCCTGCGCGACGCCGGCCGGGTCCTTCGGCGTTCCCGCCTTCGCCGTCTGCGTGGGGGTCATCGGCTGCTTGTCGGCGCCCTTCCCGCCCTGCGCCATGCCGCCGGGTTCCTTGCCGTCCTTCGGCGCGCCGGCGCGCGGCCGCCGGCCGCTCGCCTGGCCTTCCTTCTGCCCCATTCCGCCCGTCGGCTCCGTGCCGCCCGTCGGTTGCTTGCCGCCGGCGTTGCCCTTGCCGTCGCCCTTCTGTTCCTTCTGACCGCCGCCCTTCCCCATGTCCGACTTCGCGTCCGACTTGTCGTTCCCCTTGTCGCTCTTGCCGTCGTTCTTGTCCTGCTTGTTCATGTCGCTCGAACCGCCGCCGTCTTTGGGCGGCGAGTCGGGCGGGTTCAGCAGCGCGTCGATGTCCTTGAGGATGCCGGCCTGGGTGGCGCGGGTGCCGTCGCCGGCGTCGGCCGCGGCGAGCTTGTCGCTGGCCTGCTTGGCGCCGGCGATAATGCGCTCCACGACGGCGGCGGGGTCTTCGGCGGGGGCCGGGTCGCGGGAGCCGTCGGGCCGGACCTCGCGCGGCGGCGGGGCGACCGGCAGCGGGTCGGCCGCGACCGCGGGGACGCCCAGCGCGGCGAACACGAACAGCGCGGCGGGGCGGGTCACGGCATCTCCTCCGGGGTGCGGCGGAACTCGGCGGCGAGTCCCGCGAACAGCTCCGCCAGCCGCCGCTGCGCGGCCTCGATCTCGGCCAACTCTTCGCGGGCGTCGTCCGACAGCGCCGCCGGGTCGGGGTTGGCCTTGGCGAACGCGGCCGTCCGCTCGTTCAGCTCGTTCTGCAGCGCCCGCAGCGCCCGCAACTGCGCCAGCGGCGGAATCGCGTCCGCGTTCCCCGCCGGCATCGGCATCGGCATCGGCATACCCGTCGGCGGCGTGCCCGTCGGCATCGGCGCGCGGCCGGCCTTCGGCTGATCCTCTTTCAGCGCCTCCAGCACCTGTTCGAGCCGCCGCACGGCGACGCCCATCGGGCGCGCCACGCGGTCGTGGTTGGCCTTCTCCAGGGCCGGGTCGAACGCCGCGTCGGGGTCGGCGTCGAGCGCGTCCTGGCGGCGGGCCTTCGCCTTGTCGCCGGCCTTGTCCATCGCGTCGGCGGCGTCGTTGACGATGCGGGCGAACACGGCCAGCTGCGCGAACTCGCGGTCGGCCAGCCCGCGAACCTCGCCCGCCAGCGCCCGCTCGCGGTCCTCCAGCTCGGACAGGCTCGCCAGCAGCGGCCGGGTCCACGCCTTCCCCTTCAGCACCGCCTCTTGCACCCGGCCGGCCTCCGTTATCGCCGCCTTCTGACGGTCGAGCAGTGCCGTCACCTGCGCCGCGAGGCGGCGGCGCGTCTCGTCGGCCAGCCGCTCCTCGGCGCGGGCCGTCTGCCCGTCGAGGCGGTCGCGGGCGTCGTCGAGCTTGGCCGTGGCGTCGCGCTGGGCCGCGGTCGGGTCGGCGCCGTTCTCCAGGGAATCGCGGGCGGCCTCCATCTTCTCCAGCGCGGCGCGGGCGTCCTTCGCCGCGTCGTCGGCCCGGTCGCGGGTCAGCCGCTGCACCAGGTCGCGCGTCTGCTCGGCGAGCTTCTGCTGCTCCGGGGCGAGGCGGCGCAGTTCGTCGCCGCGCTTGGTCGCGTCGGGGACGCGGGCGGCCTCGGCGGCGCGCTTCTGCAAGTCGTCCTGCGCCGCGGCGGTGGCGTCGGCCTGGTCGGCGTCGGCGCGCTGCCGGCGCGACAGTTCGGGCACGTTCTCCGGCTGCTGTTCGGCGAGCCCGTTGGCGAAGCGGTCGAGCCGCGCGGCCGCGGAGCGGTCCTTCGCACCAGCTTCGCCCTGACGGTTCTCGCGGGCCGCGACCGCGGCCTGGCGCAGCTCGTCGGGCACCGCCTGCCCGCCGGCGGCTGCCACGGCCGCGCGAATCGCCGCGGCCTCTGCGGCAGCGCGGGTCGACGCTGCGGTCGCGTCGGCGGCGTCGAGCCGCGCCTGCTCGGCCTTCGCCGCCGCCGCCGACCGCGCCTCGCTCCCCTGCGGAAGCATCCCGGCCTTGGCGTCGAGCGCACTCGCGTCGGCCTCCTTCGACGCGGCGGCGGCCTTCGCGGCGGCGGCGGCCTGGTCCTTCTCGGCGGCGAGGTTGCGGGCCTTCCCCAGCAGTGCCCCGGCCTGGTCGGCGAGGCGGTCGAGCCGGGCGGCGGCGCGGTCGAGTTCGGCCCGCTGCTCCGGCGTCAGCGCGTCGGCGGCCTTCCCCGGGGGAACGCGGTCCGGCAGCCGGTCGGCGGTGTCGGCCTCGCGGAGAACGGTGTCGCGCAGCTGCCGGGCGTCGCCGCGCAGCTCGGCGGCGCCGCCCCACTGGTTCAGCAGGTCGATCAGGTCCGTCAGCGTGTCCTCGACGCCGCGCTGGTGCCGCGCGGCGCGGGCCAGCGGCTGAGTCGGCGGCTGCCGCAGCGCCTCGGCGATCTGGTCGCGTGCCCCCGCCAGGTGCCGATCGACGGCGGCCGCGTCCTGCCCCTCGGCGGGGCGCAGCAAGCCGGCCGCGGCCGCGAGCCGGTCGGTCGCCGGCGACTTCGGCAGGCCGTTGGAGCGGGCCAAATCGTCGAGCAGTTCCACCTTCTGCCGCAGGCCGGCGACGCCGTTCCTCACGTGATCCTGGGCGTTGCCGGCGGCGAGGAGCTTCTCGCGGTCGGCCGGCCCGAGCGAGCCGTCGGCCTGCGGGCGGACGGCGGCGCGGTCGGTCGCCTCGCGCTGCTCCTCGCGCACCCGTTGGGCCGCACGCCGTAGCTCGGCGAGCCGGCGGTGGATGAACCCGTCCACAGCCTCGGGCGAACCGACGCGGATGACGACCCACCCACCCGTCGGCTCGACCTCGGCCTCCTCCGGGTCCGTCGCCGCGGCCACCTCGGTGCGGCTGCGGCCGGGTTCCTTTAGCACCGTCACCGTGTCCCAGTCGTCGGCCGCGGCGCGGAGGTAGAGCACGTCGCCGGCGCGAACGGGAGTGCCGTCGTCGCGGAGGAAGCGGCTCAGGTTCAGCACGAACGCGGCGTCGTACTCCGGCGGCTGGGGCGGCAGGTTCGCCAGCGCCGCCCCGACCGCCGCGGGCAGGGCGCGGCTCGTCGGCTCGTAGTCGGCCAGCGGGACGGTGCGGATCCGGCCCGCGGCGCCGACGCGGTATTCGAGGAACGTTCGCCGCAGGCCGTACACGCGGTCGGTGGCGAGCACGTCCACGCGGAGGTTGGCGGTCGGCACGAGCCGCGTGGGGTCGCGGCCGGGGGCGGGCCGCAGCAGGCTGACAT carries:
- a CDS encoding prenyltransferase/squalene oxidase repeat-containing protein; its protein translation is MIPAALLAAAVAAPADFPPPEPTKADEPVAKAYSPAKAAAYLDGVGVGWTRERKCVTCHTNLPYLMARPKLAGDAGWKEVRKFFEADATAWAAGAKPRGPAYVVGTALGLAATDSHAGKLTQPTRDALARMWKDQRADGGWNWLKCDWPPMEHDDYYGVTLAALAVGLAPDGYAKTDAATAGLTKLRGYLEKNAAPDLHHAAMLLWASTKVDGLMNKGQQAGVVAQLRAAQRADGGWSLPALGQYRRRDEAKSPNEATASDGYATGLAVYVLRQAGVPAADPAVARGAAWLRANQRESGRWYTRSLNTDRAHYITNAGSAFAVLALAACGE